Proteins from one Nakamurella multipartita DSM 44233 genomic window:
- a CDS encoding LutC/YkgG family protein, with protein MSSRETVLGRIRSALAADTTPPPPIPRDYIRVGDHPPGSPPVLELMIDRLVDYKAHVREITPDQLADAIDTALTDQRSVVLAPDLDPAIAAAAARSGRTLTTDGTPTVLTPAELDRIDAVVTTATVAIALSGTITLDGGPGQGRRAITLVPDFHLVVLHAEQIVHTVPEAIARLDPVRPLTMIAGPSATSDIELERVEGVHGPRTLSVLIVR; from the coding sequence ATGAGTAGCCGCGAGACCGTCCTGGGCCGCATCCGCAGCGCCCTGGCCGCCGACACCACCCCACCACCACCCATCCCCCGCGACTACATCCGCGTCGGGGACCACCCGCCCGGCAGCCCCCCCGTGCTGGAACTGATGATCGACCGCCTCGTCGACTACAAAGCCCACGTCCGCGAGATCACCCCCGACCAACTCGCCGACGCCATCGACACCGCCCTGACCGATCAACGGTCGGTGGTGCTGGCACCCGATCTGGACCCGGCGATCGCCGCGGCCGCCGCCCGCTCCGGCCGCACCCTGACCACCGACGGCACCCCCACCGTGCTCACCCCCGCCGAACTCGACCGGATCGACGCCGTCGTCACCACCGCCACCGTCGCCATCGCGTTATCCGGCACCATCACCCTCGACGGCGGCCCCGGCCAAGGCCGCCGCGCCATCACCCTGGTCCCCGACTTCCACCTCGTCGTCCTGCACGCCGAGCAGATCGTGCACACCGTCCCCGAAGCCATCGCCCGCCTCGACCCCGTCCGACCCCTCACCATGATCGCCGGACCCTCCGCCACCAGCGACATCGAACTCGAACGCGTCGAAGGCGTGCACGGCCCCCGCACCCTGTCCGTGCTCATCGTGCGCTGA
- a CDS encoding eCIS core domain-containing protein, which yields MRTLERRPGVITATTEPADPVVPVASIAGRPEPVAGLTVGHADDPAERAADALADTAIERLRRATSTTPTVGVEPVPRPPAPSATPIVGRAGGPLDPGTSTLISARLGGGRPLPGPDRSRMEAAFGTGLSHVRLHDDPMAGRLNDAVAARAFTLGNDVFLGRGVDPTTRDGDQVLAHEIAHVLTERTGLHRLRRWWQPVPPPAPQPLTTLPPRSKKQPDGLRWEEVLKDPRGDVFRLVDGGGHGWEAIGPNAVWKQTDWNIVVDRTATWWYDATAGKWGRGDPPATHRRALDEERPPFAGPDLHGYPDARSVPVYVKAKYRLKPTSKKTRGPRGPGLRALDRTARVLMTDMPEASTPHLATAPIGGSLHVAGNTGNRHVTATDATRGLAALRGALDPGARLPEGRRARKDAIKLRALQSGDYRAHHAASNRGLGELSAALTAPPNWHNVGQSAGDAEHGEMTVLADLDRDLRAHPNPGPNPIVRDLGGVKLACGACKLAFEAYNQLIAAPLGYSIKVSGTHGGFYLGWRAPDVIWNHEAALAYVESNLPEGYLDDRGVLRGISDSSAGYHDPEESDSEWEEV from the coding sequence ATGCGCACCCTCGAACGTCGGCCCGGCGTCATCACCGCGACCACCGAGCCGGCTGACCCGGTGGTCCCCGTGGCGTCGATCGCCGGGCGCCCGGAACCAGTGGCCGGTCTGACGGTCGGCCACGCCGACGACCCGGCCGAGCGGGCCGCCGACGCCCTGGCCGACACGGCGATCGAACGCCTGCGCCGGGCGACGTCGACCACACCGACGGTTGGCGTCGAGCCCGTGCCCCGCCCGCCGGCACCGTCCGCGACGCCGATCGTCGGCCGCGCCGGGGGCCCGCTCGACCCGGGCACCAGCACGCTGATCTCGGCGCGGCTGGGCGGCGGACGACCTCTGCCCGGGCCGGACCGTTCGCGGATGGAGGCGGCCTTCGGCACCGGCCTGAGCCACGTGCGGCTCCACGACGACCCCATGGCCGGCCGGTTGAACGACGCGGTCGCCGCGCGTGCGTTCACCCTCGGCAACGACGTCTTCCTGGGCCGTGGTGTCGATCCCACGACCCGCGACGGTGACCAGGTTCTGGCCCACGAGATTGCCCACGTCCTGACCGAGCGAACGGGTCTGCACCGGCTGCGTCGATGGTGGCAACCGGTGCCGCCACCCGCCCCGCAGCCGCTCACCACGCTGCCGCCGCGATCCAAGAAACAGCCGGACGGGCTCCGCTGGGAAGAGGTTCTGAAGGATCCGCGCGGTGACGTCTTCCGCCTCGTCGACGGCGGCGGACACGGCTGGGAGGCCATCGGCCCCAACGCCGTCTGGAAGCAGACCGACTGGAACATCGTCGTCGACCGGACGGCGACCTGGTGGTACGACGCCACCGCGGGCAAATGGGGAAGGGGTGATCCGCCCGCAACCCACCGCCGGGCTCTGGACGAGGAGCGACCCCCGTTCGCCGGTCCGGACCTGCACGGCTACCCGGACGCCCGGTCGGTGCCGGTCTACGTCAAGGCGAAGTACCGGCTCAAGCCGACGTCGAAGAAGACCAGGGGCCCGCGCGGACCCGGACTGCGGGCTCTGGATCGCACGGCGCGCGTGCTGATGACGGACATGCCGGAAGCGTCCACCCCGCACCTGGCGACCGCGCCGATCGGCGGATCGCTGCATGTCGCCGGCAACACCGGCAATCGACACGTCACCGCCACCGACGCCACCCGCGGGCTTGCCGCCCTCCGAGGGGCGCTGGACCCCGGGGCCCGGCTGCCCGAGGGCAGACGGGCCCGGAAGGACGCGATCAAGCTCAGGGCCCTGCAGTCTGGCGACTACCGCGCCCACCACGCGGCGAGCAACCGCGGTCTCGGTGAGCTGTCCGCGGCCCTGACGGCGCCGCCGAACTGGCACAACGTCGGCCAATCAGCCGGCGATGCGGAACACGGCGAGATGACCGTCCTCGCCGACCTGGACCGGGACCTGCGGGCGCACCCGAACCCGGGGCCGAACCCGATCGTCCGGGATCTCGGCGGGGTCAAACTCGCCTGCGGCGCCTGCAAGCTCGCCTTCGAGGCGTACAACCAGTTGATCGCCGCCCCGCTCGGGTACTCGATCAAGGTCTCAGGCACCCACGGCGGCTTCTACTTGGGTTGGCGCG
- a CDS encoding (Fe-S)-binding protein has protein sequence MRIALIATCLGDALFPEVAKATTVLLERLGHQVVFPADQVCCGQMHVNTGYLTEAVPVVRQHVEVFEAADFDVAVAPSGSCVGSVRHQQAMVARRVGDTALADRATALAGRTYELSELLVDVLKVTDVGAYYPHRVTYHPTCHSLRMLRVGEKPLQLLRAVQGIDLVELPGADQCCGFGGTFSIKNADTSSAMLADKVANVVGTGAQVCTAGDASCLMNIGGGLSRGDTGVQTIHLAQILASTREQVAA, from the coding sequence ATGCGTATCGCGTTGATCGCCACCTGTCTGGGTGACGCGCTGTTCCCCGAGGTGGCCAAGGCCACCACCGTGCTGCTGGAACGGCTGGGGCATCAGGTGGTGTTCCCAGCGGATCAGGTGTGTTGCGGGCAGATGCACGTCAACACCGGGTATCTCACCGAAGCGGTGCCGGTGGTGCGGCAGCACGTCGAGGTGTTCGAGGCCGCCGACTTCGATGTCGCGGTGGCCCCGTCCGGATCGTGCGTCGGGTCGGTCCGGCATCAGCAGGCGATGGTGGCCCGCCGCGTCGGGGACACCGCGCTGGCCGACCGGGCCACCGCGTTGGCCGGCCGCACCTACGAGCTGTCCGAGCTGCTGGTCGACGTGCTGAAGGTGACCGATGTGGGGGCGTACTACCCGCACCGGGTCACCTACCACCCGACCTGCCACTCGCTGCGGATGCTGCGGGTGGGCGAGAAACCCCTGCAGCTGCTGCGCGCGGTCCAGGGCATCGACCTGGTCGAGTTGCCCGGCGCCGACCAGTGCTGCGGGTTCGGCGGCACCTTCTCGATCAAGAACGCCGACACCAGCTCGGCGATGCTGGCCGACAAGGTCGCCAACGTCGTGGGTACCGGCGCCCAGGTCTGCACCGCGGGCGATGCGTCCTGTCTGATGAACATCGGCGGCGGCCTGTCCCGCGGCGACACCGGTGTGCAGACCATCCACCTGGCCCAGATCCTGGCCTCGACCCGAGAGCAGGTCGCAGCGTGA
- a CDS encoding LutB/LldF family L-lactate oxidation iron-sulfur protein, whose amino-acid sequence MSTFLGIPRRHAAQEESPLRGALPFPKAARRELANDQLRRNLAHATSVIRSKRALVVDEMPDWEALRDAGAATKTQVMSNLPALLEQFEANVTARGGVVHWATDAQEANRIVTELVRAQGVDEVIKVKSMATQEIGLNEYLEDNGIAAVETDLAELIVQLGHDTPSHILVPAIHRNRTEVRDIFLAEMEDAPADLTDEPRRLAMAAREHLRRKFLASKVAISGTNFGIAETGTIGVVESEGNGRMCVTLPETLITVMGIEKILPTFTDLEVFLQLLPRSSTGERMNPYTSLWTGVTPGDGPQNFHLILLDNGRTNALADQVGRAALHCIRCSACLNVCPVYERTGGHAYGSVYPGPIGAVLTPQLTGMHGHHDVNSTLPYASSLCGACYDVCPVKIPIPDLLVELRGRAVDADRGRTIPGGWDAAMKAAAWIMSDPTRFAAAEKGLAAGRLVAGRDKKIKHLPFPGSAWTHTKDMPAPPKQTFRQWWKETHHE is encoded by the coding sequence ATGAGCACGTTCCTGGGCATCCCGAGAAGACATGCGGCGCAGGAGGAGTCGCCGTTGCGGGGGGCGTTGCCGTTCCCGAAGGCGGCCCGGCGGGAGTTGGCCAACGATCAGTTGCGGCGGAACCTGGCCCACGCCACGTCGGTGATCCGGAGCAAACGGGCCCTGGTCGTGGACGAGATGCCCGACTGGGAAGCGTTGCGTGATGCCGGCGCGGCGACCAAGACGCAGGTGATGTCGAACCTGCCCGCGCTGCTGGAACAGTTCGAGGCCAACGTGACCGCCCGCGGCGGCGTCGTGCACTGGGCCACCGACGCCCAGGAGGCCAACCGGATCGTCACCGAACTGGTCCGCGCGCAGGGCGTCGACGAGGTCATCAAGGTCAAATCGATGGCCACCCAGGAAATCGGCCTCAACGAATACCTCGAGGACAACGGGATCGCCGCGGTCGAGACCGACCTGGCCGAACTGATCGTGCAACTGGGCCACGACACGCCCTCGCACATCCTGGTCCCGGCCATCCACCGCAACCGCACCGAGGTCCGCGACATCTTCCTGGCCGAAATGGAAGACGCCCCGGCCGATCTGACCGATGAACCACGCCGGTTGGCGATGGCCGCCCGGGAACACCTGCGGCGCAAGTTCCTGGCCAGCAAGGTCGCGATCTCGGGCACCAACTTCGGCATCGCCGAGACCGGCACCATCGGCGTGGTCGAGTCCGAGGGCAACGGCCGGATGTGCGTGACCCTGCCCGAGACCCTGATCACCGTGATGGGCATCGAGAAGATCCTGCCCACCTTCACCGACCTGGAAGTGTTCCTGCAGCTGCTGCCCCGCTCCTCGACCGGGGAACGGATGAACCCCTACACCTCGCTGTGGACCGGGGTCACCCCGGGCGACGGCCCGCAGAACTTCCACCTCATCCTGCTCGACAACGGCCGCACCAACGCCCTGGCCGACCAGGTCGGCCGGGCCGCGCTGCACTGCATCCGCTGCTCGGCCTGCCTGAACGTGTGCCCGGTCTACGAACGCACCGGCGGCCACGCCTACGGCTCGGTCTACCCCGGCCCGATCGGCGCCGTGCTGACCCCGCAACTGACCGGCATGCACGGCCACCACGACGTGAACTCGACCCTGCCCTACGCCTCCTCGCTGTGCGGCGCCTGCTACGACGTCTGCCCGGTCAAGATCCCCATCCCGGACCTGCTCGTCGAACTGCGCGGCCGCGCCGTGGACGCCGACCGCGGCCGCACCATCCCCGGCGGCTGGGACGCCGCGATGAAAGCCGCCGCCTGGATCATGAGCGACCCCACCCGGTTCGCCGCCGCCGAGAAAGGCCTGGCCGCCGGCCGTCTCGTCGCCGGCCGCGACAAGAAGATCAAACACCTGCCGTTCCCCGGATCGGCCTGGACCCACACCAAGGACATGCCCGCCCCGCCCAAGCAGACGTTCCGGCAATGGTGGAAGGAAACGCATCATGAGTAG
- the tdh gene encoding L-threonine 3-dehydrogenase, which translates to MKALFKAERAPGFELTERPDPTCGPTDVIVRVLRTGICGTDLHIQRWDAWADSIVRAPLIPGHEFFGEVVEIGSGVRDVAVGDRVSGEGHIVCGTCRNCRAGRGHMCIRTISVGVQRDGAFAEYVAIPAGNVWVHHHHIDPDLGAIFDPFGNAVHTALSFPLVGEDVLVSGCGPIGLMAIAVARHAGARFVVGTDVSAARLDLARKMGANEVVDVAHQPISDAQRSLGMREGFDVGFEMSGAPAALQSMIENLNHGGRVAILGLPAQPFAIDWGKVVTHMLTLKGVYGREMYETWNAMGAMIQSSPALREAITSVITHRLPARDWEQGFAAAAAAGTGKIVLDWSEV; encoded by the coding sequence ATGAAGGCACTGTTCAAAGCCGAACGGGCTCCCGGGTTCGAGCTGACCGAGCGCCCCGACCCCACCTGCGGCCCCACCGACGTCATCGTCCGGGTGCTGCGCACCGGTATCTGCGGCACCGACCTGCACATCCAGCGCTGGGATGCCTGGGCCGACTCGATCGTCCGGGCCCCCCTGATCCCGGGTCACGAGTTCTTCGGCGAGGTCGTCGAGATCGGTTCCGGTGTGCGCGATGTCGCCGTCGGGGACCGGGTCTCGGGCGAGGGTCACATCGTCTGCGGCACTTGCCGCAACTGCCGGGCCGGGCGCGGGCACATGTGCATCCGCACGATCAGCGTCGGCGTCCAGCGCGATGGCGCGTTCGCCGAGTACGTGGCCATCCCGGCCGGCAACGTCTGGGTGCATCATCACCACATCGACCCCGACCTGGGTGCGATCTTCGATCCCTTCGGCAACGCCGTGCACACCGCGCTGTCCTTCCCGCTGGTCGGCGAGGACGTGCTGGTCAGCGGCTGCGGCCCGATCGGGCTGATGGCCATCGCCGTCGCCCGGCATGCCGGGGCGCGGTTCGTGGTCGGCACCGACGTCAGCGCCGCGCGGCTGGACCTGGCCCGCAAGATGGGCGCGAACGAGGTGGTCGACGTTGCCCACCAACCGATCTCGGATGCGCAGCGGTCGCTGGGCATGCGCGAGGGTTTCGACGTCGGCTTCGAGATGAGCGGGGCGCCGGCCGCGCTGCAGTCGATGATCGAGAACCTCAACCACGGTGGCCGGGTGGCCATCCTCGGCCTGCCCGCCCAGCCGTTCGCGATCGACTGGGGCAAGGTCGTCACGCACATGCTCACCCTCAAGGGCGTCTACGGGCGCGAGATGTACGAGACGTGGAACGCCATGGGCGCCATGATCCAGTCCAGCCCGGCCCTGCGGGAGGCGATCACCTCGGTGATCACCCACCGCCTCCCGGCCCGCGACTGGGAGCAGGGATTCGCCGCCGCGGCCGCGGCCGGCACCGGCAAGATCGTCCTCGACTGGTCGGAGGTCTGA
- a CDS encoding LysR family transcriptional regulator, translating to MEVHQLLILRELGALGSVSAVAKVLNVSPSAVSQHLTALQRSFSTPLTAKQGRTLALTDAGQVLADAGAEVIDAMAAARTAVETFEQSAGGTVSVSGFHSAGQSLFGLLLQELARLPTAPDVRLTDEDVPRQDFPGLTARYDLVIAHRLDHSQAWPAAGLRTITLVREPLDVALPVDHPLAGCAELSADQVAGERWVTTRGGYSPDDLLDAVAAVSGRQLTVVHRINDYGTLNSIVAAGHAIGLVPRYTSPLAPPGSIVLRPLAGIGAHRTIDLLTRPENLRRRSVRVVAQALNRVVAGIIRERQ from the coding sequence GTGGAGGTCCACCAGCTACTGATCCTGCGTGAACTCGGGGCTCTGGGCAGTGTTTCGGCGGTGGCCAAGGTACTCAACGTCTCGCCCTCCGCGGTCTCCCAGCACCTGACCGCGCTGCAGCGCAGCTTCAGCACCCCGCTGACCGCCAAGCAGGGCCGGACGCTGGCGCTGACCGACGCCGGCCAGGTGCTGGCCGACGCCGGGGCCGAGGTGATCGACGCGATGGCCGCGGCCCGCACCGCGGTCGAGACCTTCGAACAGTCGGCCGGGGGCACGGTTTCGGTGTCCGGCTTCCACAGCGCCGGGCAGTCCCTGTTCGGGTTGCTGCTGCAGGAGCTGGCCCGGCTGCCCACCGCGCCCGACGTCCGGCTGACCGACGAGGACGTGCCCCGGCAGGACTTTCCCGGGCTGACCGCCCGGTACGACCTGGTGATCGCGCACCGGCTGGACCACAGCCAGGCCTGGCCGGCGGCCGGCCTGCGCACCATCACCCTGGTCCGGGAACCGTTGGACGTCGCCCTGCCGGTCGACCATCCGCTGGCCGGCTGCGCGGAACTGTCCGCCGACCAGGTGGCCGGCGAACGCTGGGTCACCACCCGCGGCGGCTACTCCCCCGACGACCTGCTCGACGCGGTGGCCGCGGTGTCCGGACGGCAGCTCACCGTGGTCCACCGGATCAATGACTACGGCACGCTCAACTCGATCGTCGCGGCCGGCCACGCGATCGGGCTGGTACCGCGGTACACCTCGCCGCTGGCTCCCCCCGGCTCGATCGTGCTCCGCCCGCTGGCCGGGATCGGCGCCCACCGCACCATCGACCTGCTGACCCGCCCGGAGAACCTGCGCCGCCGCTCGGTGCGGGTGGTGGCGCAGGCGCTGAACCGGGTGGTGGCCGGGATCATCCGCGAACGGCAGTGA
- a CDS encoding trimeric intracellular cation channel family protein — translation MNDAAMHVLRVTDLSGVLANALLGGVLARARGFDLVGFAVLAVVSGLGGGIIRDILLQKGTPVALVDHTYVLTALVGAAVAFLVPIRGRAWERSFPVLDALALGCWAAAGAQKALSLGLEWPAAIALGAITAAGGGVVRDVLLRQVPAVFGGNTLYVTPALLAAGTMVLFHAAGQVTAGLLVATGVGAGLTLLSHHQGWRLPAPPAWSGPVRLGRPRPAGTARDEG, via the coding sequence ATGAACGACGCGGCGATGCACGTCCTGCGGGTCACCGACCTGTCCGGGGTGCTGGCCAACGCCCTGCTCGGCGGGGTGCTGGCCCGGGCCCGCGGGTTCGATCTGGTCGGCTTCGCGGTGCTGGCCGTGGTGTCCGGCCTCGGCGGTGGCATCATCCGCGACATCCTGCTGCAGAAGGGCACTCCGGTGGCCCTGGTCGACCACACCTACGTGCTCACCGCGCTGGTCGGCGCCGCGGTCGCCTTCCTGGTGCCGATCCGCGGCCGGGCCTGGGAACGCTCGTTCCCGGTGCTCGACGCGCTGGCCCTGGGTTGCTGGGCCGCCGCCGGCGCGCAGAAGGCGCTGAGCCTGGGCCTGGAATGGCCCGCCGCCATCGCCCTGGGCGCCATCACCGCGGCCGGCGGCGGTGTCGTCCGGGACGTGCTGCTGCGCCAGGTGCCGGCCGTCTTCGGCGGCAACACGCTCTACGTCACGCCCGCGCTGCTGGCCGCGGGAACCATGGTGCTATTCCACGCGGCTGGTCAGGTCACCGCCGGCCTGCTGGTCGCCACCGGCGTCGGCGCCGGCCTCACCCTGCTGTCGCACCATCAGGGGTGGCGCCTGCCCGCCCCGCCCGCCTGGTCGGGGCCGGTCCGCCTCGGCCGGCCGCGCCCGGCCGGAACCGCCCGCGACGAGGGCTGA
- a CDS encoding glycine C-acetyltransferase yields MYGALQQHITAELDGIREAGLTKRERSISGPQGTEIVADGQPVLNFCANNYLGLADDPRLLDAARASLDEWGYGLASVRFICGTQEQHRELERRLAGFLGTQDAILFASCFDANGGVFETLFGAEDAIISDALNHASIIDGIRLSKARRLRYRNRDMVDLEEQLRAAQDARFRIVVTDGVFSMDGYIAPLAQICDLAERYDALVFVDDSHAVGFIGENGRGTPELCGVEGRIDIYTGTFGKALGGASGGYVAAHGEIVELLRQRARPYLFSNTLAPAMVAGTLAALDLVASSNELRKRLQENAAQFRAGMAAHGFDLLPGEHPIVPVMFGDAALTARIADEMQRQGIYVTAFSFPVVPRGAARIRVQLSAAHTPEQIDRCVAAFVAARDLAA; encoded by the coding sequence ATGTACGGAGCACTTCAGCAGCACATCACCGCCGAGCTCGACGGCATCCGCGAGGCCGGCCTGACCAAGCGGGAGCGGTCGATCAGCGGTCCGCAGGGCACCGAGATCGTCGCCGATGGCCAGCCGGTGCTCAACTTCTGCGCCAACAACTATCTCGGCCTGGCCGACGACCCGCGGCTGCTGGACGCAGCCCGGGCCTCGCTGGACGAGTGGGGCTACGGGCTGGCCAGCGTCCGCTTCATCTGCGGCACCCAGGAGCAGCATCGGGAGCTCGAGCGCCGGCTGGCCGGTTTCCTGGGCACCCAGGACGCCATCCTGTTCGCCTCCTGCTTCGACGCCAACGGCGGCGTCTTCGAAACACTCTTCGGCGCCGAGGATGCCATCATCTCCGACGCGCTGAACCACGCTTCGATCATCGACGGCATCCGGCTGTCCAAGGCCCGCCGGCTGCGGTACCGCAACCGCGACATGGTCGATCTGGAGGAGCAGCTGCGCGCCGCGCAGGACGCCCGGTTCCGGATCGTGGTCACCGACGGCGTCTTCTCCATGGACGGCTACATCGCCCCGCTGGCGCAGATCTGCGACCTGGCCGAGCGGTACGACGCCCTGGTCTTCGTCGACGACTCGCACGCCGTCGGCTTCATCGGTGAGAACGGCCGGGGCACCCCCGAGCTGTGCGGGGTCGAGGGCCGGATCGACATTTACACCGGCACCTTCGGCAAGGCCCTCGGCGGCGCCTCCGGCGGCTACGTCGCCGCGCACGGCGAGATCGTCGAGCTGTTGCGGCAGCGCGCCCGGCCCTACCTGTTCTCCAACACGCTCGCCCCGGCGATGGTCGCCGGCACGCTGGCCGCCCTCGACCTGGTGGCCAGCTCGAACGAGCTGCGCAAGCGTCTGCAGGAGAACGCGGCGCAGTTCCGGGCCGGCATGGCCGCGCACGGCTTCGACCTGCTGCCCGGCGAGCATCCGATCGTGCCGGTCATGTTCGGCGACGCCGCGCTGACCGCCCGGATCGCCGACGAGATGCAGCGCCAGGGCATCTATGTCACCGCGTTCAGCTTCCCGGTGGTGCCGCGGGGCGCGGCCCGCATCCGGGTGCAGCTGTCCGCGGCGCACACCCCCGAGCAGATCGACCGGTGCGTCGCGGCGTTCGTCGCCGCCCGCGATCTGGCCGCCTGA
- a CDS encoding L-lactate permease, giving the protein MATPYQPDITAVGDSVFLTAMVSIIPLAVVFIFLGVLKTKAHFAALAGLAASILVAILAFGMPVDLTLLGASQGILYGLFPIMWIVLAAIWLYELTVISGRFEDLRTAFNRISDDPRIQGIIIAFCFGGLLEALAGFGAPVAITGVMLVSLGFSPMRAAATVLLANTAPVAFGAIGIPIITAGNLTGIDYHEIGAVVGRQTPILAMFVPLLLVMIVDGKRGIKQTWPIALVSGICFSIAQFVSANFISVELTDIIASLAALVSVVVMLKFWKPKGTVEARERLALAAKEEHVEPTGGPSGGSAPVATAVSTEKLTAGRTVMAFLPYIVVIVVFSLAKLFTPLKTWLASTDIKFGWPGSDGNILNLAGKPSTATQYTLGYLSNAGTLLIISGVIVMIAYRIKPGLAVKEFGKTVYKLRFALLTVGSVLGLAYVMNMSGQTITIGQWLAAGTGAFFAFLSPILGWVGTAVTGSDTSANALFATLQQSAAEKAGLDPTLLVAANTSGGVVGKMISPQNLTIAATAVGLLGKESDILRRVLKWSVGLLLAMCVLVYLQSNVLSWMIP; this is encoded by the coding sequence ATGGCGACCCCGTATCAGCCCGACATCACTGCTGTCGGCGACAGTGTTTTTCTCACGGCGATGGTGTCGATCATCCCGTTGGCTGTGGTGTTCATCTTTCTGGGTGTGTTGAAGACGAAGGCGCACTTCGCGGCCCTGGCCGGGTTGGCGGCGTCGATCCTGGTGGCGATCCTGGCGTTCGGGATGCCGGTCGATCTGACGTTGTTGGGTGCCTCGCAGGGCATCTTGTACGGGTTGTTCCCGATCATGTGGATCGTGTTGGCGGCGATCTGGCTGTACGAGCTGACGGTGATCAGTGGCCGGTTCGAGGATCTGCGGACCGCGTTCAACCGGATCTCGGACGATCCCCGGATCCAGGGGATCATCATCGCGTTCTGTTTCGGTGGGTTGCTCGAGGCGTTGGCCGGGTTCGGCGCCCCGGTCGCGATCACCGGTGTCATGCTGGTCTCGCTTGGGTTCTCCCCGATGCGGGCCGCGGCCACGGTGCTGCTGGCCAACACCGCCCCGGTCGCGTTCGGTGCGATCGGCATCCCGATCATCACGGCCGGCAACCTGACCGGCATCGATTATCACGAGATCGGTGCGGTCGTCGGCCGGCAGACCCCGATCCTGGCGATGTTCGTGCCGCTGCTGCTGGTGATGATCGTGGACGGCAAGCGGGGCATCAAGCAGACCTGGCCGATCGCCCTGGTCTCGGGCATCTGCTTCTCCATCGCCCAGTTCGTCAGCGCCAATTTCATCTCGGTCGAGCTGACCGACATCATCGCCTCGCTGGCCGCGCTGGTCTCGGTCGTGGTGATGCTCAAGTTCTGGAAGCCCAAGGGCACCGTGGAGGCCCGGGAGCGGCTGGCCCTGGCGGCCAAGGAGGAGCACGTCGAGCCGACCGGCGGCCCATCCGGCGGCAGCGCTCCGGTGGCCACCGCGGTCTCGACGGAGAAGTTGACCGCCGGGCGGACCGTGATGGCGTTCCTGCCCTACATCGTGGTCATCGTGGTGTTCTCGCTGGCCAAGCTGTTCACCCCGCTCAAGACGTGGCTGGCCAGCACCGATATCAAGTTCGGCTGGCCGGGCTCGGACGGCAACATCTTGAATCTGGCCGGTAAGCCGTCCACGGCCACCCAGTACACCCTGGGGTACCTGTCCAACGCGGGCACCCTGCTGATCATCTCCGGGGTGATCGTGATGATCGCCTACCGGATCAAGCCGGGCCTGGCGGTCAAGGAGTTCGGCAAGACCGTCTACAAGTTGCGGTTCGCGTTGCTGACCGTGGGCAGTGTGCTGGGCCTGGCCTACGTGATGAACATGTCCGGCCAGACCATCACCATCGGCCAGTGGCTGGCCGCCGGCACCGGCGCGTTCTTCGCGTTCCTGTCCCCGATCCTGGGTTGGGTCGGCACCGCCGTGACCGGCTCGGACACCAGCGCCAACGCCCTGTTCGCCACCCTGCAGCAGTCGGCCGCGGAGAAGGCCGGCCTGGACCCGACGCTGCTGGTCGCGGCGAACACCTCCGGCGGCGTGGTCGGCAAGATGATCAGCCCGCAGAACCTGACCATCGCCGCGACCGCGGTCGGCCTGCTCGGCAAGGAATCGGACATCCTGCGCCGCGTCCTGAAGTGGAGCGTCGGGCTGCTGCTGGCCATGTGCGTGCTGGTCTACCTGCAGAGCAACGTGCTGTCCTGGATGATCCCCTGA